The following coding sequences are from one Cytophagales bacterium window:
- a CDS encoding aminotransferase class IV, giving the protein MLSAEVELTSSTCYNPLTMHLCYNFDIIQIKDLNIGLFNRSFLYGDGLFETIRVKDNNILFLPDHFERLCIGMLALSLYPPSNFTLQYLSQTIYKIIKINNIGKNARVKIQVWRKNDKCQTGYTPDGTEIDFFISATNAQPSANRVKNNILFFYGYKLHYSIFSRFKTCNALPYIQAGFEKNQLGVDDMILLDINDNVAECIDSNIFWIKNDILFTPKIKSGCVEGVMRKNIIDTARELNIKVEEVLAPKKVLLNADHVFTSNVNAIQPVEHIQFIKKFRTDSEILELIVNNILK; this is encoded by the coding sequence GTGCTAAGCGCTGAAGTAGAGCTAACATCAAGCACCTGCTATAATCCTCTGACAATGCACCTCTGCTACAACTTTGATATTATTCAAATAAAAGACCTGAATATTGGTTTGTTTAACAGATCATTTTTATACGGTGACGGTCTTTTTGAAACCATACGGGTAAAAGACAATAATATACTTTTCCTTCCCGACCACTTTGAAAGGCTTTGTATTGGAATGTTGGCCTTGTCGTTATATCCACCTTCAAATTTTACACTTCAGTATCTAAGCCAAACAATTTATAAAATTATTAAAATCAATAATATTGGGAAAAATGCAAGGGTAAAAATACAGGTTTGGAGAAAAAATGATAAATGCCAGACTGGTTATACTCCTGACGGTACTGAAATTGATTTTTTTATTTCTGCTACCAATGCGCAGCCTTCAGCGAACAGAGTCAAAAACAATATATTATTTTTTTATGGTTATAAATTACACTATTCAATCTTTTCCAGATTCAAGACCTGCAATGCATTACCTTACATCCAGGCAGGTTTTGAAAAAAACCAACTTGGGGTTGATGATATGATATTGCTGGATATTAACGATAATGTTGCTGAATGTATCGATTCTAACATTTTCTGGATTAAAAACGACATACTGTTTACACCCAAAATAAAATCCGGATGTGTTGAGGGGGTGATGAGGAAAAATATTATTGACACAGCCAGGGAATTAAATATAAAGGTTGAGGAAGTGTTGGCCCCCAAAAAAGTATTATTAAATGCAGATCATGTATTTACCAGTAATGTCAATGCTATTCAACCGGTAGAACATATACAGTTTATAAAAAAATTCAGAACTGATTCTGAGATTTTGGAGCTTATTGTTAATAATATTTTGAAATAA